From Bacteroidota bacterium, the proteins below share one genomic window:
- a CDS encoding helix-turn-helix transcriptional regulator, which translates to MKLFIKNMVCNRCKMVVKSELEKLGLRPLAVELGEVEIADDLQGYQRQDIHSALQKFGFALLDDKKSVIIERIKNLIVDLVQNKNNQLQTNLSDYLSKELRQDYTYISNLFTQVEGTTIEQYFIAQKIERVKELLVYDELSLSENAYQLNYSSVAHLSTQFKKVTGFTPSHFKQLKEKKRNPLEEL; encoded by the coding sequence ATGAAACTCTTCATCAAAAACATGGTCTGTAACCGTTGTAAAATGGTGGTGAAGTCTGAGTTGGAGAAACTTGGGCTTCGCCCCCTTGCGGTTGAGTTGGGCGAAGTAGAAATAGCAGACGACTTACAGGGCTACCAACGACAGGACATTCATTCCGCGCTGCAAAAATTCGGCTTCGCTTTATTAGACGATAAAAAAAGTGTCATTATAGAACGTATCAAAAACCTGATTGTTGATTTGGTGCAAAACAAAAACAACCAACTGCAAACAAACCTGTCCGACTATTTAAGCAAAGAACTACGCCAAGATTACACTTACATCAGCAATCTGTTTACACAGGTAGAAGGAACAACTATTGAACAGTATTTCATCGCGCAAAAAATTGAACGGGTAAAAGAATTATTGGTTTACGATGAATTGAGCTTGAGCGAAAACGCCTACCAACTCAATTACAGCAGCGTGGCGCATTTAAGCACACAGTTTAAAAAAGTAACGGGCTTTACCCCTTCGCATTTCAAACAACTGAAAGAAAAAAAACGCAACCCGCTTGAAGAACTGTAA
- a CDS encoding cation transporter: MTHTYQITGMTCGSCEAKVKSALLTLPDVTNVEVTRTSATISMDKHIALSELQKAIGAKGNYTISAEHHSEAAEQTKSWFAIYKPILLIFAYITVVSFIASFHNGAIHAMHFMQIFMAGFFLTFSFFKMLNLSGFAESYVMYDVIAKRIPIWAYLYAFIELALGIAYAVNFNPLITNATTFIVMSVSIIGVLQSVLNKKKIQCACLGAVFNLPMSTVTIIEDALMIAMSGIMLIQII; encoded by the coding sequence ATGACACATACTTATCAAATTACAGGAATGACCTGCGGCAGTTGCGAAGCCAAAGTAAAAAGTGCTTTACTCACATTGCCCGATGTAACCAATGTAGAAGTTACAAGAACCTCAGCAACCATTTCAATGGACAAACACATTGCTTTATCAGAACTGCAAAAAGCAATTGGAGCAAAAGGCAACTACACTATTTCAGCAGAACATCACAGCGAAGCGGCTGAACAAACCAAGTCATGGTTCGCCATTTACAAACCAATTCTTTTAATCTTCGCTTACATCACCGTTGTTTCTTTCATCGCTTCATTTCACAATGGAGCAATTCACGCCATGCACTTCATGCAGATTTTTATGGCGGGGTTCTTTCTCACTTTTTCATTTTTCAAAATGCTCAATCTATCGGGCTTTGCCGAAAGTTATGTCATGTATGATGTAATTGCCAAACGAATTCCCATTTGGGCTTACCTCTATGCCTTTATTGAACTCGCTTTAGGAATTGCTTATGCTGTCAACTTCAATCCGCTGATTACAAATGCCACAACATTTATTGTAATGTCGGTAAGCATCATTGGTGTTTTGCAAAGCGTGTTGAACAAAAAGAAAATTCAATGCGCTTGTTTGGGAGCAGTTTTCAATTTACCCATGAGCACTGTTACTATTATTGAAGATGCGCTGATGATTGCTATGTCGGGCATCATGTTAATTCAAATAATCTGA
- the cadA gene encoding cadmium-translocating P-type ATPase, whose translation MQQHHHHPQGQHKHDHHHAEELHVSNHPSSGHDKHAGHNVSDFWKRFIVCSIISIPMLALSHMIQLWFGFELAFIGDKYVLAALSTFIFVYGVFPFLKGLYDEVKDKAIGMMTLIGVAISVAWAYSVAITFGLKGMDFYWEMATLIDIMLIGHYFEMKSVMGASRSLELLVRMMPSTAHHVVNGAIHDMPVSELKIEDVVLVKPGEKIPVDGIVIEGESYVDESMLTGESKPVKKEKNSKVIGGAVNDNGSLTIKVVSTGKDSYLNKVVKLVEDAQKVKSKTQNFADRAAKVLTFIALGGGVITLAVWLLLGFPFVFALERMVTVMVISCPHALGLAVPLVVAISTSISAQKGLLIRNRTVFENARLITTIIFDKTGTLTKGSHELQEIKVLNTNFDDKELLRLASGIEQHSEHYIAAGLLRKVKELNIAIPKSENFNYLPGKGLEGIVEGSNIKVVGPNYLKENNISITETNDDFTGTVVYVLIDKNVAGYFTFSDQIRESSFEAIQILKDAGIKNLLLTGDNEKVAKRVRDELNMDGFLANVLPHDKLEKVKELQGKGEYVAMTGDGVNDAPALAQADVGIAVGSGTDVAAETADIILVNSDPKDIANLILFGKATYNKMIQNLWWAAGYNIIAIPLAAGVLYQWNIMLSPAVGAVLMSLSTIVVAINAQLLKAKFR comes from the coding sequence ATGCAACAGCATCACCATCATCCGCAGGGCCAGCATAAGCATGACCACCATCATGCCGAAGAACTTCATGTTTCAAATCATCCATCAAGCGGACACGACAAACATGCCGGGCATAATGTTTCTGATTTTTGGAAAAGGTTTATTGTATGCTCTATAATATCTATCCCTATGCTTGCCCTTTCGCACATGATACAACTGTGGTTTGGGTTTGAATTAGCTTTTATAGGAGATAAATATGTATTGGCAGCACTCTCCACTTTCATTTTTGTTTATGGTGTATTTCCTTTTCTGAAAGGTTTGTATGACGAAGTAAAAGACAAAGCAATTGGAATGATGACGCTGATTGGCGTAGCCATTTCTGTTGCCTGGGCTTATAGTGTTGCCATCACTTTCGGGTTGAAGGGCATGGATTTTTATTGGGAAATGGCAACGCTGATAGACATCATGCTCATTGGACATTACTTTGAAATGAAATCAGTAATGGGCGCTTCTCGCTCTTTGGAATTGTTAGTCAGAATGATGCCATCAACGGCTCACCATGTAGTGAACGGTGCAATTCATGATATGCCTGTTAGCGAATTGAAAATTGAAGATGTAGTATTGGTAAAGCCGGGCGAAAAAATTCCGGTTGATGGAATTGTAATAGAAGGAGAAAGCTATGTGGACGAGAGTATGCTCACAGGCGAAAGCAAGCCTGTAAAAAAAGAAAAGAACAGTAAAGTAATTGGCGGTGCAGTTAACGACAATGGTTCACTCACTATAAAAGTAGTAAGCACAGGCAAAGACAGCTATCTGAACAAAGTTGTGAAGCTGGTTGAAGATGCACAAAAGGTGAAATCAAAAACTCAAAATTTTGCCGACCGTGCAGCAAAGGTGTTGACATTTATTGCTTTAGGCGGTGGTGTCATTACGCTTGCTGTTTGGTTACTATTAGGTTTTCCATTTGTGTTTGCCTTGGAGAGAATGGTAACAGTAATGGTTATTTCTTGTCCTCATGCGTTAGGATTAGCCGTTCCTTTAGTAGTAGCTATTTCAACATCTATTTCCGCACAGAAAGGTTTGCTCATTCGCAACAGAACCGTTTTTGAAAATGCACGGCTGATTACAACCATCATCTTTGACAAAACCGGAACACTTACTAAAGGTTCACATGAGTTACAGGAAATAAAAGTGTTGAATACAAATTTTGATGATAAGGAATTACTTCGGCTTGCATCAGGCATTGAACAGCATTCCGAGCATTATATCGCAGCAGGTTTGTTGAGGAAGGTTAAAGAATTGAACATCGCAATTCCCAAATCTGAAAACTTCAATTATCTCCCCGGCAAAGGATTAGAAGGGATTGTTGAAGGAAGTAACATCAAAGTAGTTGGTCCGAATTACTTGAAAGAAAACAATATCAGCATAACTGAAACTAACGATGATTTTACAGGAACAGTTGTTTATGTTCTGATTGATAAAAACGTTGCAGGATATTTTACCTTCTCTGACCAGATAAGAGAAAGCTCCTTTGAAGCTATTCAAATACTGAAAGATGCAGGAATTAAAAACTTGCTGCTTACAGGCGACAATGAAAAAGTAGCAAAGAGAGTAAGGGATGAATTGAATATGGATGGCTTTTTAGCCAACGTATTGCCGCACGACAAGTTAGAAAAAGTAAAAGAGCTTCAGGGAAAAGGTGAGTATGTTGCCATGACAGGCGATGGTGTAAATGATGCGCCTGCATTGGCTCAGGCGGATGTGGGCATTGCTGTTGGTTCGGGAACGGATGTGGCAGCGGAAACAGCCGACATCATATTGGTAAACTCAGACCCGAAAGACATTGCCAACCTGATTTTGTTTGGTAAAGCCACCTACAATAAAATGATACAAAACCTTTGGTGGGCTGCGGGTTATAACATTATCGCCATTCCTTTAGCAGCAGGTGTTTTGTATCAA